The following are from one region of the Cloacibacterium normanense genome:
- a CDS encoding ATP-binding cassette domain-containing protein, whose amino-acid sequence MSTTILEIQNLNFQYGSNIVLKNLNWKINKGENWQIGGPSGTGKTTIAKIISGEIKNFEGNIKINFDENSELKQKVVYVANWYQFTNLEGDRNFYYQQRYNKFAKNDTLTVFAELNHFAQKEQLDFKNVEKYLEIFDFQNFKEQQLIELSSGEHKKLQLVKAFWLKPQILIIDRPYTGLDVKSRKNLNQIFENLTQEGITLLLINNDDEVPSCINRFAEIKNGSFLELTHHSEITKGEERITKELPYFLQKPPKTNAREMVKLENVNVSYGEKKVLKNINWQLNEGERWLLQGPNGSGKSTLLSLLNGDHPQAYANEIYLFGKKRGSGESIWDIKEKIGIISPELHWYFDLNANVAQTIASGFFDSMSLYQKLSFEQQQKLEQILHFFDLKDDKNKKLNTLSLGKQRLALLARTIVKNPELLILDEPCQGLDVQQTKYFNRVVDDLCKSGHTLIYVGHFESQLPESLSHKLILEKGEIKNEKFQ is encoded by the coding sequence ATGTCAACCACAATTTTAGAAATCCAAAACTTAAATTTTCAATACGGTAGCAATATCGTATTGAAAAATTTAAATTGGAAAATAAATAAAGGCGAAAATTGGCAAATTGGCGGGCCAAGTGGAACAGGTAAAACGACTATAGCCAAAATAATATCCGGAGAAATTAAAAATTTTGAAGGAAACATTAAAATCAATTTTGATGAAAATTCAGAATTAAAACAAAAAGTTGTTTACGTTGCTAATTGGTATCAATTCACCAATTTAGAAGGCGATAGAAATTTTTATTATCAGCAACGTTACAACAAATTTGCAAAAAACGACACACTCACGGTTTTTGCAGAACTCAATCATTTTGCTCAAAAAGAGCAACTTGATTTTAAAAATGTAGAAAAATATTTAGAAATTTTTGATTTTCAGAATTTCAAAGAACAGCAGTTGATTGAACTTTCGAGTGGTGAGCACAAAAAACTACAGTTGGTAAAAGCTTTTTGGTTGAAACCTCAAATTTTGATTATAGATCGGCCTTACACAGGTTTAGATGTGAAATCAAGAAAAAACTTAAACCAAATTTTTGAAAATTTAACTCAAGAAGGAATTACGCTTCTCTTGATTAACAATGATGATGAAGTCCCAAGTTGTATCAACCGTTTTGCAGAAATTAAAAATGGAAGTTTTTTAGAACTCACTCATCATTCAGAAATTACCAAAGGCGAAGAAAGAATTACTAAAGAATTGCCTTATTTTCTTCAAAAACCACCAAAAACCAATGCGAGGGAAATGGTAAAATTAGAAAATGTAAATGTTTCTTATGGAGAAAAAAAAGTGTTGAAAAACATCAATTGGCAACTTAACGAAGGTGAAAGATGGCTGTTGCAAGGACCAAATGGTTCTGGAAAATCGACTTTGCTCAGTTTGTTAAACGGAGATCATCCTCAAGCTTATGCTAATGAAATCTATCTTTTTGGCAAAAAAAGAGGTTCTGGCGAAAGTATTTGGGACATCAAAGAAAAAATAGGAATTATTTCTCCAGAATTACATTGGTATTTTGATTTGAATGCGAATGTAGCACAAACCATCGCTTCAGGTTTTTTTGATTCAATGAGTTTGTATCAAAAATTGAGTTTCGAGCAACAACAAAAATTAGAACAAATTCTTCATTTTTTTGATTTAAAAGATGATAAAAATAAAAAATTAAATACACTTTCTCTAGGGAAACAAAGATTGGCACTTTTGGCAAGAACCATCGTTAAAAATCCAGAATTATTGATTTTAGACGAACCTTGTCAAGGTTTAGATGTTCAGCAAACCAAATATTTCAATAGAGTAGTAGATGATTTATGCAAAAGTGGACACACGTTGATTTATGTAGGACATTTTGAGAGCCAACTTCCCGAAAGTCTCTCCCATAAATTAATTTTAGAAAAAGGAGAAATTAAAAATGAAAAATTTCAATGA
- the ilvB gene encoding biosynthetic-type acetolactate synthase large subunit has protein sequence MNTLELKGNKEPDEQKTPVEISGSQAVLDAMISEGVDTIFGYPGGAIMPIYDALYDYNDRLKHILVRHEQGAIHAAQGYARSSGKTGVVFATSGPGATNLVTGLADAMIDSNPIVCITGQVYASLLGTDAFQETDVINITTPVTKWNYQVTDASEIPEAIAKAFHIASTGRPGPVLVDITKNAQLQLFEYLGYKKCSHVRSYRPEPEIRKEFVEQAAELINNAKKPFVLFGQGVILGQAEEEFKKFIEKINVPAAATVMGLSALPTDHKLHVGMLGMHGNYAPNVMTNECDVLIAIGMRFDDRVTGRLDKYAKQAKVIHLDIDPAEIDKNVKTTVPVWGNCKKTIPMLTELVKEADHSDWLNKFRELEKEEIREVIQDELNPTGDIMTMGEVIKTLNELTNGDAIITTDVGQHQMVACRYAKYNNSKSSVTSGGLGTMGFGLPAAIGAWYGAPEKTVVAIIGDGGFQMTLQELGTIMQFGAKVKILILNNEFLGMVRQWQQLFHDKRYSFVNITSPDFVALAKAYYIDGQKISERKNLKSALEAMLNHDGAYLLEVMVGKENNVFPMVAQGSSVSEIRLK, from the coding sequence ATGAACACACTGGAATTAAAAGGAAACAAAGAACCTGATGAGCAGAAAACTCCAGTTGAAATTTCTGGTTCTCAAGCGGTTTTAGATGCAATGATTTCCGAAGGAGTAGATACTATTTTCGGTTATCCAGGAGGCGCAATTATGCCAATTTATGATGCATTGTATGATTATAATGACAGACTGAAACATATTTTGGTTCGTCACGAACAAGGTGCTATACACGCAGCTCAAGGGTATGCCAGAAGTTCTGGTAAAACGGGTGTTGTTTTTGCAACCAGCGGACCTGGTGCTACCAATTTAGTCACAGGTTTGGCAGATGCAATGATTGATAGTAACCCAATTGTTTGTATCACAGGACAGGTTTACGCTTCGCTTTTAGGAACAGATGCTTTCCAAGAAACAGATGTGATTAATATTACCACACCAGTTACCAAATGGAATTATCAGGTTACTGATGCTTCCGAAATTCCTGAAGCTATAGCAAAAGCTTTTCATATTGCAAGCACTGGTCGTCCTGGTCCAGTTTTAGTAGATATTACCAAAAATGCTCAATTGCAATTGTTTGAATATTTAGGATACAAAAAATGCAGTCACGTAAGAAGTTACAGGCCAGAACCAGAAATAAGAAAAGAATTTGTAGAGCAAGCTGCCGAATTAATTAATAATGCTAAAAAACCTTTTGTTCTTTTCGGGCAAGGGGTGATTTTAGGACAAGCAGAAGAAGAATTCAAAAAATTTATTGAAAAAATTAATGTTCCTGCTGCTGCAACTGTAATGGGATTAAGCGCATTGCCAACTGATCATAAATTGCACGTTGGTATGCTAGGAATGCACGGGAATTACGCTCCAAATGTAATGACTAATGAATGTGATGTTCTCATTGCCATCGGAATGCGTTTTGATGATCGTGTTACAGGTAGATTAGATAAATATGCTAAACAAGCTAAAGTTATTCACTTAGATATAGACCCTGCGGAAATTGATAAAAATGTGAAAACTACCGTTCCTGTTTGGGGAAATTGTAAAAAAACAATTCCTATGCTTACAGAATTGGTGAAAGAAGCAGATCATAGTGATTGGTTAAACAAATTCCGAGAATTAGAAAAAGAAGAAATTAGAGAAGTTATTCAAGACGAATTAAATCCAACGGGAGATATAATGACGATGGGAGAAGTTATTAAAACTTTGAATGAGCTTACCAACGGAGATGCCATTATCACTACTGATGTAGGACAACACCAAATGGTAGCTTGTAGATATGCTAAGTACAATAATTCTAAGTCTAGCGTAACTTCTGGAGGATTAGGAACAATGGGATTCGGACTTCCTGCTGCAATCGGAGCTTGGTACGGAGCGCCAGAAAAAACGGTAGTTGCTATTATTGGTGACGGCGGTTTCCAAATGACTTTACAAGAATTAGGAACCATTATGCAATTTGGTGCTAAGGTTAAAATTTTAATTCTTAACAATGAATTTTTAGGAATGGTAAGACAATGGCAACAATTATTCCACGATAAGAGATATTCTTTTGTAAATATTACCAGTCCAGATTTTGTGGCTTTAGCAAAAGCATATTACATAGACGGACAAAAAATTTCTGAAAGAAAAAATTTAAAATCTGCTCTAGAAGCAATGTTAAATCACGATGGAGCTTATCTGCTAGAAGTTATGGTAGGTAAAGAAAACAATGTTTTCCCAATGGTAGCACAAGGTTCATCAGTTTCTGAAATTCGTTTAAAATAA
- the ilvD gene encoding dihydroxy-acid dehydratase, giving the protein MSNTELNKYSKTLTQDPTQPATQAQYYGIGFTEEDFSKAQVGIASMGYDGNTCNMHLNDLAEIVKDGVKKENLVGLMFHTIGISDGMTNGTDGMRYSLVSRDIIADSIEAVCAGQYYDGVITVPGCDKNMPGSLIAMARLNRPSIMVYGGSIEAGHYKGEDLNIVSAFEALGNKLAGKLSDEDYKGIIKHSCPSAGACGGMYTANTMASAIEALGMSLPYSSSYPALSQEKKDECFYAGHYIKILLEKDIKPSDIMTQKAFENALRIIIVLGGSTNAVLHFLAIAKSIGVKLTIDDFQKMSDETPFLADLKPSGKYLMPDLHKVGGVPAVMKYLLDLGLLHGDCMTVTGKTIAENLALVTSIIERDQDIIRDIKNPIKETGHIRIMYGNLAERGCVAKITGKEGDYFKGTAVVFDGEKQFIKGIEDKKIKAGNVVVIKNEGPKGAPGMPEMLKPTSALMGTGLGKEVALITDGRFSGGTHGFVVGHITPEAFLGGLIGLVKDGDEIEIDAEKNTINLLVSEEEIAARKAAFVQPDYKVKFGVLYKYAKSVADASEGCVTDL; this is encoded by the coding sequence ATGTCTAACACAGAATTAAATAAATATTCAAAAACACTCACACAAGATCCTACGCAACCCGCTACTCAAGCTCAATACTACGGAATTGGCTTTACCGAAGAAGATTTTAGCAAAGCACAAGTTGGTATTGCAAGTATGGGCTACGACGGAAATACCTGCAATATGCACCTCAATGATTTAGCAGAAATCGTAAAAGATGGTGTGAAAAAAGAAAATTTAGTAGGCTTAATGTTCCACACCATCGGAATTAGTGATGGAATGACCAACGGAACAGACGGAATGCGTTATTCTTTGGTAAGTAGAGATATTATCGCAGATTCTATAGAGGCAGTTTGCGCAGGACAATATTACGACGGCGTAATTACCGTTCCTGGTTGTGACAAAAATATGCCTGGTTCTCTTATTGCAATGGCGCGTCTTAATCGACCTTCTATTATGGTTTATGGAGGAAGTATAGAAGCTGGACATTATAAAGGAGAAGATTTAAACATTGTTTCTGCTTTTGAAGCATTAGGAAATAAATTAGCAGGTAAACTTTCAGACGAAGATTATAAAGGAATCATTAAACATTCTTGTCCAAGTGCAGGAGCTTGTGGTGGAATGTACACAGCCAATACAATGGCATCTGCAATCGAAGCTTTAGGAATGAGCTTGCCTTACTCTTCATCTTATCCTGCGTTAAGTCAAGAAAAGAAAGACGAATGTTTTTACGCAGGACATTATATAAAAATTTTGTTAGAAAAAGACATCAAACCATCTGATATAATGACGCAAAAAGCATTCGAAAATGCTTTGAGAATAATTATTGTTTTGGGTGGAAGTACCAACGCTGTTCTTCACTTTTTAGCGATTGCTAAAAGTATTGGTGTGAAATTAACGATTGATGATTTCCAGAAAATGAGTGACGAAACGCCATTTTTAGCAGATCTTAAACCAAGTGGTAAATATCTGATGCCAGATTTACACAAAGTTGGCGGAGTTCCTGCGGTAATGAAATATCTATTAGATTTAGGTTTGCTTCACGGTGATTGTATGACGGTTACTGGTAAAACGATAGCAGAAAATTTAGCATTAGTCACTTCAATTATAGAAAGAGATCAAGACATCATCAGAGATATTAAAAACCCGATTAAAGAAACAGGGCACATCAGAATTATGTACGGAAATTTGGCAGAAAGAGGATGTGTTGCAAAAATTACAGGAAAAGAGGGTGATTATTTCAAAGGAACTGCGGTGGTTTTTGACGGAGAAAAACAATTCATCAAAGGAATTGAAGACAAAAAAATAAAAGCAGGAAATGTAGTCGTTATCAAAAATGAAGGGCCAAAAGGTGCTCCCGGAATGCCAGAAATGTTGAAGCCAACTTCTGCTTTAATGGGAACTGGTTTAGGTAAAGAAGTAGCACTCATTACCGATGGTAGATTCTCTGGTGGAACTCACGGTTTCGTTGTGGGGCATATTACTCCAGAAGCTTTTTTAGGCGGATTGATTGGTTTGGTGAAAGATGGAGACGAAATAGAAATTGATGCAGAAAAAAACACCATCAATTTATTGGTTTCTGAAGAAGAAATTGCAGCGAGAAAAGCGGCTTTCGTACAACCAGATTACAAAGTAAAATTCGGGGTTTTATACAAATATGCAAAATCTGTGGCAGATGCTTCAGAAGGTTGCGTTACTGATTTATAA
- the ilvC gene encoding ketol-acid reductoisomerase, which translates to MGNYFNTLSLREQLLQLGQAEFLDGSEFSDGVEALKGKKIVIVGCGAQGLNQGLNLRDSGLDVSYALRKEAIEEKRSSWKNATDNNFNVGTYEELIPTADLVINLTPDKQHTAVINAVQPLMKQGATLSYSHGFNIVEEGMQIRKDLTVIMVAPKSPGSEVRAEYVRGFGVPTLIAVHPENDPQGKGWAEAKAYCAGTGGHKAGVLKSSFVAEVKSDLMGEQTILCGLLQTGSILSFDKMVEKGIDAGYASKLVQYGVEVITEALKHGGVSGMFDRLSNPAKLKAFEVSEELKDIMRPLFQKHQDDIMSGEFSKTMMEDWANGDANLLKWRAETGETAFEKTPAGDVKIAEQEYFDNYTLMVAFVRAGVELAFETMVDAGIKPESAYYESLHETPLIANTIARKKLFEMNRVISDTAEYGCYLFDQACKPLLGDFMKTVETDLVGKNFNEGKDGSVDNVTLVEVNEILRNHPVEVVGKKLRKAMTAMKSIKTV; encoded by the coding sequence ATGGGAAATTATTTCAATACACTTTCACTTCGTGAACAATTATTACAATTAGGACAAGCAGAATTTCTAGATGGTTCAGAATTTTCTGACGGTGTAGAAGCGCTTAAAGGTAAAAAAATCGTAATTGTAGGTTGTGGCGCGCAAGGTCTTAACCAAGGACTTAACCTTAGAGACAGCGGTTTAGACGTTTCTTATGCGCTAAGAAAAGAAGCCATTGAAGAAAAAAGAAGCTCTTGGAAAAATGCTACCGATAATAATTTTAACGTAGGAACGTATGAAGAACTCATTCCAACTGCCGATTTGGTGATTAATTTAACACCAGATAAACAACATACTGCGGTTATCAATGCTGTACAACCTTTAATGAAACAAGGCGCAACTTTGTCATATTCTCACGGTTTCAATATTGTAGAAGAAGGAATGCAAATTCGTAAAGATTTAACCGTAATTATGGTAGCTCCTAAATCTCCTGGTTCTGAGGTTAGAGCAGAATATGTAAGAGGTTTTGGTGTTCCTACTTTAATTGCAGTTCACCCAGAAAATGATCCTCAAGGAAAAGGTTGGGCAGAAGCTAAAGCATATTGCGCAGGAACTGGCGGTCATAAAGCTGGAGTTCTTAAATCTTCTTTCGTTGCAGAAGTAAAATCAGATTTAATGGGAGAACAAACCATTCTTTGCGGATTATTGCAAACTGGTTCTATTCTTTCTTTTGATAAAATGGTAGAAAAAGGAATTGATGCTGGTTACGCTTCTAAATTGGTTCAATATGGTGTTGAGGTAATTACAGAAGCTCTTAAACACGGCGGTGTAAGCGGAATGTTCGATAGATTGAGCAATCCAGCAAAACTAAAAGCTTTTGAAGTTTCTGAAGAATTAAAAGACATTATGCGTCCATTGTTCCAAAAACATCAAGACGATATTATGTCTGGAGAATTTTCTAAAACAATGATGGAAGATTGGGCTAACGGAGATGCAAACCTTTTAAAATGGAGAGCCGAAACTGGCGAAACAGCTTTCGAAAAAACTCCAGCTGGTGATGTGAAAATTGCAGAACAAGAATATTTCGACAATTATACATTGATGGTGGCTTTCGTAAGAGCAGGTGTAGAATTGGCTTTCGAGACAATGGTAGATGCAGGCATAAAACCAGAATCTGCTTATTATGAATCTCTTCACGAAACGCCTCTTATTGCTAATACGATTGCTCGTAAAAAATTATTCGAAATGAATAGAGTAATTTCTGATACGGCAGAATATGGTTGTTATTTGTTCGATCAAGCTTGTAAACCTTTGTTGGGAGATTTTATGAAAACTGTGGAAACAGATTTAGTAGGTAAAAACTTCAACGAAGGAAAAGACGGTTCTGTAGATAATGTTACTTTGGTTGAGGTAAACGAAATCCTTAGAAATCACCCTGTAGAAGTAGTAGGTAAAAAATTGCGTAAAGCAATGACGGCTATGAAATCTATTAAAACGGTTTAA
- the ilvA gene encoding threonine ammonia-lyase IlvA: protein MKNFNERIMMKEQTPYLTIDSINTAREKISTAAKLTPLQESFRLSKVFDANISLKREDLQPVRSYKLRGAYHKIKSLFEQGKTNGGVVCASAGNHAQGVAFACNELKINGVIFMPITTPKQKLEQVEMFGGDFVKIKLVGDTFDASKNAAIDYSEKNGAAFIHPFDDPQIIEGQATLAMEILEQTNEKIDYIFVPIGGGGLLAGIVTVFSVLSPDTKIIGVEPKGAASMRASIDAGYNVELPKIDKFVDGAAVQKVGDLTFEICKDYISDCISVDEGKICETILEMYNKDAIVLEPAGALSISALEQYQEMIKGKNVVCIVSGSNNDITRMEEIKERALLYKGVKHYFLVKFPQRPGSLKEFVLDVLGENDDIAFFEYTKKNSRETALATVGIELADASDFEGLIQRMKERGYFDTYLNDSPNILNILV, encoded by the coding sequence ATGAAAAATTTCAATGAAAGAATTATGATGAAAGAACAAACACCTTATTTAACGATAGATTCTATAAACACAGCAAGAGAAAAAATTTCCACAGCCGCGAAATTAACTCCGTTACAAGAGAGTTTCCGATTGTCTAAAGTTTTTGATGCCAATATTTCTTTGAAAAGAGAAGATCTGCAACCTGTTCGTTCGTATAAATTAAGAGGAGCTTATCATAAAATTAAAAGCCTTTTCGAACAAGGGAAAACCAATGGCGGAGTAGTTTGCGCAAGTGCAGGAAATCACGCTCAAGGTGTAGCATTTGCTTGTAATGAGCTTAAAATAAATGGCGTGATTTTTATGCCAATTACCACTCCAAAACAAAAATTAGAACAAGTAGAAATGTTTGGTGGTGATTTTGTGAAAATTAAATTGGTAGGAGATACTTTTGATGCTTCTAAAAATGCCGCAATTGATTATAGCGAAAAAAATGGAGCTGCATTTATTCATCCTTTTGATGATCCTCAGATTATTGAAGGGCAAGCTACTTTAGCAATGGAAATTTTAGAACAAACCAACGAAAAGATTGATTATATTTTTGTTCCAATTGGTGGTGGTGGTTTGTTGGCAGGTATTGTTACGGTGTTTTCGGTGCTTTCTCCTGATACTAAAATTATTGGCGTAGAACCAAAAGGTGCTGCTTCTATGAGAGCGTCTATTGATGCAGGTTACAACGTAGAATTACCGAAAATCGATAAATTTGTAGATGGAGCTGCGGTACAAAAAGTAGGAGATTTAACCTTTGAAATTTGTAAAGATTACATCAGCGATTGCATTAGTGTAGATGAAGGAAAAATCTGCGAAACCATTCTAGAAATGTACAACAAAGATGCAATTGTGCTAGAACCAGCTGGTGCTTTGTCTATTTCGGCTTTAGAGCAATATCAAGAAATGATCAAAGGTAAAAATGTGGTTTGCATCGTTAGTGGAAGTAATAATGACATTACCAGAATGGAAGAAATTAAAGAAAGAGCTTTGCTTTACAAAGGCGTGAAGCATTATTTCTTGGTTAAATTTCCGCAAAGACCAGGTTCTCTTAAAGAATTTGTTTTGGATGTTTTAGGTGAAAATGATGACATTGCTTTTTTTGAATATACCAAAAAAAATTCCAGAGAAACCGCTTTAGCAACCGTTGGTATCGAACTAGCAGATGCTTCAGATTTTGAAGGATTAATCCAAAGAATGAAAGAACGTGGTTATTTCGATACGTATTTGAATGATTCGCCTAATATTCTCAATATATTAGTATAA
- the ilvN gene encoding acetolactate synthase small subunit yields MERKEFTITLYTENSIGLIGRISGIFSRRKINIESLNTSPSEAEGIHRFTLVIHETEEVVMKICRQLEKQIDVLKAYFNTDDEIVWQEQALYKVPTSVVAEKVYVERLLRQYGASTVVIREDYIVFETAGHREEIDRLTEELNKYGLIEFVRGARIAIIKKSAGFHEKLLEFDNREPSRAIVENEYLDQRDDVFTM; encoded by the coding sequence ATGGAAAGAAAAGAATTCACCATCACATTATATACAGAAAATTCTATTGGTTTAATCGGAAGAATTTCTGGGATTTTTTCAAGAAGAAAAATTAATATCGAAAGTTTGAATACTTCGCCGTCTGAAGCAGAAGGAATTCACCGTTTTACTTTAGTCATCCACGAAACTGAAGAGGTAGTAATGAAAATTTGTCGTCAGTTAGAAAAACAAATCGATGTTTTGAAGGCATATTTTAATACAGATGACGAAATTGTTTGGCAAGAACAAGCTCTTTATAAAGTACCAACTAGCGTAGTAGCAGAAAAGGTTTATGTAGAGAGATTACTTCGTCAGTACGGTGCTTCTACCGTAGTAATTCGTGAAGATTATATTGTTTTTGAAACAGCAGGACATCGTGAAGAAATCGATAGATTGACTGAAGAACTCAATAAGTACGGATTGATAGAATTTGTACGTGGAGCTAGAATTGCCATCATTAAAAAAAGTGCAGGTTTCCACGAAAAATTATTAGAATTTGATAATAGAGAACCTTCTAGAGCTATTGTAGAAAACGAATATCTAGACCAAAGAGACGATGTTTTTACAATGTAA
- a CDS encoding pirin family protein gives MKTTVHTADSRGFQNHGWLVANHSFSFANYYNPERVHFGVLRVLNDDFVSAGMGFGTHPHSNMEIITIPLSGELHHKDSMGNFGAIKKGEIQVMSAGTGIQHSEFNGSKEQPVTLLQIWVIPNKMGVEPRYDQLKISDNAIDNEFQQIISPNPNDEGSWIHQDAWFHLGNFTEKSSRTYQVKKEGNGVYVFVISGSVKIGETILGQRDALGITETEHFDLEIDNDSEILLIEVPMNLPKI, from the coding sequence ATGAAAACAACAGTACATACCGCAGATAGCAGAGGATTTCAAAACCACGGTTGGTTGGTTGCTAATCACAGTTTTAGCTTTGCCAATTATTACAATCCAGAAAGAGTACATTTTGGCGTTCTTAGAGTGTTGAATGACGATTTTGTAAGCGCAGGAATGGGCTTCGGAACGCATCCTCATTCTAATATGGAAATTATTACCATTCCACTTTCAGGAGAATTGCATCACAAAGATTCTATGGGAAATTTTGGAGCGATTAAGAAAGGGGAAATCCAAGTAATGAGTGCAGGAACAGGAATTCAACACAGTGAATTTAACGGAAGTAAAGAACAACCCGTAACTTTATTGCAAATTTGGGTGATTCCTAATAAAATGGGAGTAGAGCCAAGATATGACCAATTAAAAATTTCTGACAATGCCATTGATAATGAATTTCAACAGATTATTTCTCCTAATCCTAATGATGAAGGAAGTTGGATTCACCAAGACGCTTGGTTTCACTTAGGAAATTTCACCGAAAAATCTTCTAGAACTTACCAAGTCAAAAAAGAAGGAAATGGAGTTTACGTTTTCGTTATTTCAGGAAGTGTAAAAATAGGCGAAACTATTCTTGGACAAAGAGATGCTTTAGGAATTACAGAAACAGAACATTTTGATTTAGAGATAGATAATGATTCTGAAATTTTATTGATAGAAGTTCCAATGAACTTGCCTAAAATCTAA
- a CDS encoding MFS transporter, giving the protein MSNTQKKPLLSFWQIWNISFGFLGVQIGYSLQNANTSRILSAIGADVHHLSYFWLAAPLAGLFVQPIVGLSSDKTWTRLGRRIPFILGGAIVSALAMFFMPNSEHFAQLFPAVFFGAMMLLFMDVSFNVTMQPFRALVSDMVDESQRNKGYSIQSFLINVGAVFGSLLPFLLTWWGIANEPEAGQKVAPTVIWSFYIGGAVLLASVLWTSFRTKEYPPEEYAKYNNLEEKENENPEKVSFFTLIKNVPNAMKQLAVTQFFSWFALFLMWVYTTQGIAQNIWGTTDATSNAFNEAGNWTGVIFAAYSVFAALFSLVITPLADKYGRRNVYVVSLILGGLGLLSMLFIKDKNLLFLPMIGVGIAWAAILALPYAILSSKLPAKQTGVYMGIFNATITIPQIAAGLLGGVLLSALGGTAINMVALAGVSMAVAGIAALLVIKE; this is encoded by the coding sequence ATGAGTAATACACAGAAAAAACCACTCTTGTCTTTCTGGCAAATCTGGAACATAAGTTTTGGTTTTTTGGGAGTGCAAATTGGTTATTCTCTTCAGAATGCGAATACCAGTAGAATTCTTTCGGCAATCGGTGCAGATGTACATCATTTAAGCTATTTTTGGTTGGCAGCTCCTCTTGCAGGACTTTTTGTACAACCTATTGTAGGTCTTTCTAGTGATAAAACTTGGACGAGATTAGGTCGTAGAATTCCATTTATTTTAGGTGGAGCAATTGTTTCTGCGTTGGCAATGTTTTTTATGCCAAATTCTGAACATTTTGCACAATTATTTCCTGCCGTTTTCTTCGGAGCGATGATGCTACTTTTCATGGACGTTTCTTTTAATGTTACCATGCAACCATTCCGCGCTTTGGTAAGTGATATGGTAGACGAATCTCAAAGAAATAAAGGATATTCTATCCAAAGTTTTTTAATTAATGTAGGAGCGGTTTTCGGTTCACTTTTACCATTTTTATTAACATGGTGGGGAATTGCAAACGAACCAGAAGCTGGTCAAAAAGTTGCACCTACTGTAATTTGGTCTTTCTATATTGGTGGAGCAGTTTTATTGGCTTCGGTTTTATGGACTTCTTTTAGAACGAAAGAATATCCGCCAGAAGAATATGCGAAATACAATAATTTAGAAGAAAAAGAAAACGAAAATCCAGAAAAAGTAAGTTTCTTTACTTTGATTAAAAATGTACCAAACGCCATGAAACAATTGGCTGTTACACAGTTTTTTTCTTGGTTTGCATTGTTTTTAATGTGGGTTTACACTACACAAGGAATTGCTCAAAATATTTGGGGAACTACAGATGCTACCTCTAATGCTTTTAACGAAGCAGGAAACTGGACCGGTGTAATCTTTGCCGCTTATAGTGTTTTTGCTGCTTTATTCTCTTTAGTGATTACTCCATTAGCCGATAAATACGGAAGAAGAAATGTTTATGTTGTTTCTCTTATTTTAGGCGGACTTGGTTTATTATCCATGCTGTTTATTAAAGACAAAAACCTATTATTCTTACCAATGATTGGAGTAGGTATAGCTTGGGCAGCTATTTTAGCATTGCCTTATGCCATTTTATCTTCTAAACTTCCAGCAAAACAAACAGGAGTTTACATGGGAATTTTTAATGCCACCATTACTATTCCACAAATTGCTGCTGGTTTATTAGGTGGAGTTTTACTTTCTGCTTTAGGCGGAACAGCTATTAACATGGTTGCTTTAGCAGGAGTTTCTATGGCAGTTGCAGGGATTGCAGCACTTTTAGTCATTAAAGAATAA